The genomic region CACTCTGGGACTTATGAATATCTGGCTACATGTTTCGGTTTTCAATTTTGACTGTTAGTTATAGGCTTATTGAAGATCCTATTCAATATTTGTGTTCTTAATGTATATTACAGATTGAGGTTCTCAGTGCAATTAATGGGGATATTTGTTTCACGGTTTCTAATGCCAATGAGGATGGTCCTAGACCTGAAGATGATGCTGTTGTTGGGTTGCATTTATTTGCCGGACAGAAATTGGGGTTGACATCCAGGTACTGCAATATTGTTGCTTTCTAGGCTTTGCCACCTAATTCAACCATAGGTCCTTACATCTTTGATTTCCAGCTGCATTCTTCTTATATGCATACAGCTTCTGatctttaaatttattgttaaattctAGGTCTTGTACTTTACTTACTTGTACAACAAAAGGAAACACAAGCATGAGGTCCATTGAAGTTACTGATTCACCTGCAGGTTCTGCCTCTATTGGTTCGTCAAACACATGGAGTGTTTGCAGTTCTGGAAATATCTTATGTTCTAAAGTCGATGGAAGTGAAAATTATGCTATATTTGGAGGGTGAGTGCTCTTGAGATTCACAATTAGAATTTATAAGCTTGAGAATTAAGTCAATTGTCATTCCGTAGTGGGATTTTATGGTGTGTACTAGCTTATTCATCTATGAAATAAtggttttcttgtttttcatctCAGAAAGGGTGTTGAAATGAACATGTGGGATCTTGACAACTGTTCTAAAATCTGGGCTGCCAAATCTGTGAGCCTTTCCTTAATCTGCTAAATCTTGAAAGAAATTcacaaattaattttctttaatatgtattttttccTTGCATTTATTTAATAGCTTCTACCCTATGCAGCCTCCTAAGAACAGTCTTGATATTTTTACCCCAACTTGGTTTACATCATCAACATTCCTGAGTAAGGATGATCACCGCAAAGTTGTGGCTGGCACCAACAGCCATCAGGTAATCTTTCATTGCaaattcttctttcattttggAATGAATAACTGGATATTAGTAACTTCTGGGAATGCAACATTCTTATGGATTTTTCCCTTACTTCCTACTGTCCTTTGAGCATGTGTTGCTTGATGCTGACTGGAATTGGGGTTTTTTTGTGTACTTGAATTCTCTTCAATTGAGATATCATCAGATGTTATGTCATGAGAGAGAATACCCATGTTCTACATGTTATTGATCATGAGCCATTAAACTAACAATGACTAATAATACACCTaggatgaatttttttaatttttcttctttcatctGGAGCTAAGAAAATGTCAATTCCATATGTATCCTTTGTTAGTTTTATGATATACAAGttattgttagttttttttttttaaaattttttaatttcttacttTTTATAGAACTTGGAatgctttcttttcattttgtctTTGCTGGTTTCTTGGAGGAACCATAATTTCTTTATTACCTTATCTCTTGTAGACTAGTAGCTCTATTGTAATTGTAATCATCCAGCCactcaaaaacttcaatttatttattttttcttaacaGGTTCGCCTCTATGATATTTCTGCTCAACGAAGACCTGTTATCTCATTTGATTTTCGGGAGACGCCTATCAAATCAGTAACTGAAGATTTAGATGGCTATACAGTCTATGTAGGGAATGGGTCTGGTGACCTTGCTTCTTTTGACATGCGCACAGGTGAACTGTAGTTCCATCATGTTGTCACTTATTTGATATTCTATCTGTGTGGAAGTCTGGAAGATACATCTACCATTCGCTCTCTTATAGTGTATTTTGGTAGTGTAAGTGTTCTGTTTATTTACTTAATTAGTTTTCTTCAGTAAGCCTTTGATTATTAAAAagatggaaaaaagaaaagagcatcGCTTTCCTTTGGTACTGTCTGGCTAATTTAGATTGGCAATTATCATTTAAGGTGATCAAGTCTTATATGTGGAGTTTCTCTATGTTCCTGTGTGAGCGGCTGTGCAGGCACATGggttcatttatatatattgctaAATGCTGGCTCCACCATGTATCTTTGTGTGGGGATATACAAACTGATAGACATGCCCTTATGCTTTTTTTGATCTgtggaaaatgtttttcttatgtaagttttagaTCCAAAAGATGAGGCATATAATACTTACGAACTATATGATGGTTTTCTTTTGGCTTCATTTCAATTGTTTGCTTCATGTTACATGCATCAAAATTTATGTGTCAAGGGGTCATATCTGGGAAGAGCTTGATCACCGCAAGAAACACCTAATTCAGTATTGAAATTTTTATGCAATAGAGCTCAAGGCctttgtagaattttttttttcaaagtaaattGTTAATGCACAATTGATTTGCATATGACGTTTAATGTCTGGACATAGGTCCTTTTGCAAGTACCATAGGTATTCAAGggtattattcatttttaactCTGAAAATTGAACCCATCTTACTCCAAGGTTTACTTTGGATTATAGGTAAATATTACATATTTTTGGATTGAGGTTAATTGAGTTGCATTAAAGTGGATGTGAAAATTGATGAAAGTATGATGTTGCATTAAAGTTGCATTAAATATGATGTTGCTAATGTTATTCTTGCATATAATTCACattttttgaatgatttgagatttctctctcttgtaaCTCCTTAAATGATGAAAGTATCTTTTTACAGGAAAATTATTGGGGTGCTTTTTGGGAAAATGTTCTGGAAGCATCAGATCTATAGCCAGGCACCCAGAGCTTCCAGTGATTGCATCTTGTGGTGAGTGTGTTGTATTGTTTTACCTTTATGTTAATTTGCATTGAAACTCATACTGACACCCATACATACTCACACAACTCCAtttgcacacacacacacagatacacACATCAAGAGAGAGAGGTCTGTAGTCTGTGTTTCTTATTGTGTGTGCATaccctctttttatttttcttttttggtcaaAAGGTTTGCATGTTCACCCTTTGTTGTGTGGTCAAAGTATTGGCTTCCTTTAGAAGGCAGCCACTACTTGGTTATGAGTTATGGATAGCAAAGTTTAGTTAGGGTGGTCTTTTAGTCTGGAGAAGTGGGAAAGAAAAGGAGGAAAAGTTTATCTTAGTTTATACTCAATCACTTGCTATATTATCTACTAAGCAGTGACAACCTTTTATTCtcgtattatttttttttcctgaaagtCATTTCCTGTATTAATATTCTAATTAAAAGAAGGGTGCGTGCAGTTAGCACTTCATCATGTCTGGGTTCACTTAATTTTATCGAATCATCCTTTAGCCTTTTAAGGTTAAGTTTGTTTGTCTTAGGACCAAATTTTCTTGACCATCAAAACTGAGAACTTGACTAATTTCTAGGACTGGACAGTTATCTACGCTTTTGGGATATAAAGACTCGGCAACTTCTGTCTGCGGTATGTTCTTATTCTTTATGATTGTGAAGAGTTGTTAGAATTTCTTGCTGAAAGTCAGGGCTGAAGATATGTGCTAGTTTTAAactcttatatttattttttgccctTACTAGAGTTGCATTTTGGTAGCTTGTTACTCATGGTTTTGGCATCTCAAATTTTCTTACTTAATGCTCAAAACTCTTCGTTCTACCTTGAGGCCAAGAACAATTTTAGGCTGTGATAGATATGAGTGATAGAGCTTTTTTGCATTCAAAGCTAAAAACTTGTTGTTGTTCTAAccatttaatctttttttattttattttattaaaaggaATGATTAAATCCATGTGTCTATTACATCAAGCAAACTCCAAACCAAAATCAAGCACTCGACCAAAAATTTATCTTAAGGTTTCACTTTATGGCATTGTTGGGTAAAATCTAAATCCCTAACCCTCTATTTACTTGCAAGGATTTTCAGTGGGATCTTATTTGGAAGAATTTCATCATAGTGGTATGGTTACCTTTTCTATAAAAGATGATACCTGATAAAGTTCAAATCTAAGTCTTCCCTGCTCATGTCACCTTGATTACATGATGATTCCATTGATAAATATCCCATTTGGGCACTTGCGTATGCAtctctgggtttttttttttggcctcaTCCTGCATAAGCCAGAAATactgttttagtttttatgtattaGGATTAGTATGGGGGGATTCCGAAGTTTCTTTATTGAATCTAAGTTGTTTCAGTTAGTGGTTGAGGAAGGAGGGAATGTTTTCTCCCTTAAGATCTTTGAACAGGGCAAATACCACATGCAATCGGTGTTTATGGGCAAGGGTGCAGCGCTTTGGATTATGCGGAATCTGGAACACATTGTGATTGGGGTTAGCTCTAAGCAATTCTTCACACTTAGGGAAGGTGCTACTGCGTACACTTTGCAACGGGGGTCCAATTCTTTTGGGCAGTTTGTATCAGTGACAGAGCTTAAGGTTGGTGGGCGGCGGTGAAATATCATTATTCCAGCTGGTAAATTACAACAAGGATGGAGAACTTTTGGGATTGAATTACGAAGGATGTTGGAACCTGCTTAATATGCGTTGGGTGGTTTGAAGTTTGTACCGTATAGATCTAAGCAGAGCCCAATACATCATCCTACCAGGTCATTTGTGGATGTTGTTAAAGATCCAGTGCAGGCAATGTTGAAATATGATCAGCAGCCCCTTAACAGAGATAAGATTAAGGCTGGTATCGTGAAGAACAATGTGGAGATTCCGAATTGACAAGTCTCACACTCGGGTTGTAGCTTCGAAACTCGGTCGGGTAGTTTTCATCGAGCAGCCGTGGGTGGTGGTGAGGGTGGAGTAGGTGTTATTAATGGCAAGAATAAAATTGAGGAGAAAATCCGGAAGGAATTAATTGCAAAAATCCTTTGAAGACCGAGTTTGAATTCAAAAATGGTTGAGTTTGGAAAGTTGCGTGATTTTAGGAAGGGACGTTGGCCGGGGAGAGAAGTGTGTGAGTGTGAATGAATATGGGAAGAGGCGGGTATCTTTGGATCGTTAAGGAGGTCAACAAGCAGCAAATGGGTACCAAGGTTGATTCTAATAATGCGGTGGGTTTGAGCCCATCCAAGATGAATGCCTCGGCCTTGTTGGGTAATAAAGAAACTAGCTTGGGCAGGTCCGCTAAGCCCCGGCTATCTTTGAGATTGGAGAAAGTTCTCTTAGTGGCCCACGGGCTCTGGAGTCCTCTGATCAGAATGGGTTTACGCTAAGCTCAGGTAGTACTGAGATCATTGTCCCGAAGGAGGTTAGGTGCTCAAGGGCCAAACCCATCGCATCGGAGCTACCCACAACGTCGTCGAAGGTCTCGGTGCTCACACCCAAGACATCGGAGCAATTTGTGATGACGCCGAAGGTTCCGATGGTCATACCCACCACCTCAGAGCAACCTAAGACATCGTCGATGGTACCGATCGACGTAGCGGTGACGGATTTTGAACATAACGTTGCTCAGCTTAGTTCGAATCGACTAGCGCCGCCTCCCACTGAGCCGACAGGTCCGGCGGTGGTGGCCCAAGTCTCCCACGAACAGATGTCGATGACCAGTACGTAGTGTGAGTCGAGATTGGTGCCGGAGGTGTCATCGGTCACGTTATCGGAACAGGTAATGAATCTGGAAGATCCGATAGTGTCGGAGCTGGTGTCTTTGTCCTCTTCAGTGGCATCAGAGGAAGGGGATGAGGATTTCATGGGTTTCGAAGGTTCGGTTATTTCTGACCTTGTGGGAGTTCCATTACCTGGCCCATCTATTATGGACTTGATCGGAGATTTAGATAAGTCTTGGGGTAACTCCAAAGATTGGATATTACAAATGCGTGATGGTCGGCAATTAGTGCTCCCATTGTCACTATACCGTTCTCCAGACTGTATGTCAGTTTGCTCAAGTTTAGAGGGAGAGGGTGTACCAGGTAATGTTTCTTGTACAAATGAAGGGAAGAGGGTTAATTGGGCAGATGAGAGTGAGGGGCTAGTGGATTCCTTGATTGTGGTTCCCGGGTCAGTAAGTGAGCTGTGGGAGTCTGATGTAAGGTTGAGGTCTTGTGAGGGAGGTGATGAGCCTTTAGTTGTGGTTCCTTTGGCTACTGAAGGGCCGTTGGAGTTGGAGTCTAGTCCTTTGAAGGAGATTGGGTGTAAGGAGTGTGTGGATAATTGTCATCTATCGCAATGGGTAACCAATAGGATAAAGGCTTTTAAGAAATCTGTGGGAACTTCACTGGAAGGTTTTGAGGAGCAGATTACAGGTCTGTTATTAGCCATAGAGGCcaggaaaaaagaaaggcagAAACTTGTGGTGGGTGGTTAGAAGATGTTGGTTAAGTCCGGACAGAAAGTCGGAAGGGAGGCGAAGAATTTGTTGTCATCTTTAAATGTTGAGTACGATACAAATAAAGTTAGGGGTGCAAGTTCTGAGCGGGCGGTTGTTTTTTATCTATGAAGGTGAAGAATATTTATTGGAACCGTAGAGTGTTTAATGAGCAGGATAAAAAGCACAGGGTTAGAAACTTGATTAGGAAATGGGGGCCAGATGTGGTTTGTCTTCAAGAAACCAAAATGGGGCTGATTAATAGAGCCGTGATTCGTAGCTTGTGGGGTGGACATCATGTTGATTGGTcttatttaggttcatgtggTGCTTTTGGTGGTGTGTTAGTGATGTGGGACACTCGGGTAGTGAATAAAATGGAGGAAGCATTGGGGAGATTTTCGGTTTCTTGTAAGTTTACAAGTGTGTCAGATCAGTTTGTATGGGCGTTTACGGGTGTTTATGGGCCTAATTTATACCGAGATAGGAGATTATTATGGGAGGAACTTTGTGGCTTGAATAGCTGGTGGAGCGTCCCATGGTGTGTGGGTGGTGACTTTTATGTGGTTAGATTCCCTTCTGAACGATTGGGGTCTACTTCTTTCACTACTGCTATGAGGGATTTTTCTAACTTTATCTCAGAACAGGGTCTTATTGATGCTGCCACGCAGAGGTACCTTCACTTGGTCTAATTCTAGAGAAGGCTTCAAAGGCTAGGGAcgagatttttgttttctgcGAGATTGGGAGGATAAATTTCCAACGAGTTTCTCAAGACGGCATTTGTCTAAATTGTGCTCAGATCATTTTCCAATTGTCCTTGAGGGTGGATCTTTTCAGAGAGGGAGTATGccatttagatttgagaatatgtggctaaAGGATGAAGGTTTTGTGGATAGGGTATGGTCATGGTGGGATTCCTACCAGGTTCACGGTGCGCCAAGTTTTATTCTGGCTAATAAATTAAAGCTCCttaaaaatgacttgaaaagaTGGAATGTGGAGGAGTTTGGTCATGTGGATGTTCGGATTAGAAACTTGTGGAAGGAACTTAGTGTTCTAGAGATTAGGGAGGAGAATCAGGGATTATCAGCAGAGGAAAGGGTGGATATGGGAAGAATTCGTGATGACTTAGAGAAAGCTACCCTGTTGGAAGAAATTTGTTGGAGGCAGAAATCTAGAGTTCTTTGTGTTAGGGAAGGAGATAGGAATACTAAGTTTTTTCATCGTATAGCTAATTCTCACAGGAGGGTTAATTCTATTGATAGGCTTATGGTGGATGGGGTGTTGTCTTCGGACCCTGCTGCTATAGCAAACTGTATCTCTCAATTCTATAGGCAGCTTTACTTTGAGGATGTGGCTCACAGGCCGGTCTTAGATGATGTGGACTTTTCTAGCATCTCGGTGGAAGATGCGAGTTGGCTCGATAGGCCTTTTTGAGGAAGAAGAGGTGTTTGAGGTGATCCATGACTTTAATGGTGATAAAGCACCTGGCCCGGATGGCTTTTCCATGGCATTCTTTCAATCTTGTTGGGGTGTTTTGATAACTGAAATTATGGCTGTATTCCACAATTTCCATACTCAGGCGGTGTTTGAGAAGAGTCTTAATGCTTCATTCCTAGCCCTTATTCCTAAGAAAGTGGATGCTGTGGAGGTAAAGGATTATCGGCCTATCAGCTTAGTTGGTGGGATGTATAAGATTATTTCTAAGGTTTTGGCTAATAGGCTTCATAGGGTGGCGCATGGACTTATTTCAGAttcacaaaatgcttttgtgaagGGCAGACAGATTTTGGATTCTGTCTTGATTGCTTctgaatgtattgatagtagattgaagtcagGAGTTCCGGGTGTGCTTtgtaagttggatgtggagaaggcatatgatcatgtgagttgggattttttaatgtatatgctGCAACGTTGTGGTTTCtcagaaaaatggagaaattgGATTAGGTATTGCATTTCAACTGTAAAGTTTTCCATCTTAATCAATGGTAGCCCAACTGATTTCTTTGGAAGTTCTAGGGGGCTTCGGCAAGGGGATCCATTATCCCCattgttgtttgatattgtgatggagGCATTAAGTCGTATGTTGGATGTGGCTGTCTCCACTGGGCAATTCTCAGGCTTTTCTGTGGGCAGTACGGCTGGTCCGTCAGTGATGGTGTCTCACCTTCTATTTGCAGATgacactttgattttttgtgatgctgaacCTTCTCAGATTGCTAATTTGAGGGCGATTCttgctagatttgaggaggtgtttGGGCTTCGTATTAATTTAGGGAAATCTGAGCTGGTACCTGTTGGTGGCGTACTCAATTTGGAGGCTTTGGTTGGTCTGTTGGGGTGTGGGCAATCTTCTCTGCCcttgaaatatttgggccttTCTTTAGGTGCAAAATTTAAGGACTTATCTGTTTGGAACCCTATTCTTGAGAGAATGGAGAGGAGATTAGCAGGTTGGAAGAGAATGTATTTATCTAAAGGGGGTAAGGTGACACTCATTAAAAGCTCATTATCGTCCTTACCTACATACTTTCTTTCCCTACTTCTTTTACCGGGTAAGGTGGCCAAGCGTATGGAGAAATTACAGAGACACTTTTTGTGGGATGGGATTGGTGGTGAACCTAAAATTCATTTAGTTAATTGGGCCAAGGTTTGTAGGCCTTTGCAGGATGGGGGGTTGGGTATAAGACAGTTGGATAAATTTAATTCTGCCTTACTAggtaaatggttgtggaggtatggAACCGAGACTGATGCTTTATAGAGGAGGgttatagaggcaaaatatgggAATATATGGGGTAGTTGGTGTTCGAAGAGAGTGACAAGTCCTTATGGGGTAAGCTTGTGGAGATATATTAGAAGTGGCtggttgaacttctctaaactcctggtttatgatgtgggggaaggtactagagtgaaattttggaagcatgtgtggtgtggggattgtacTCTCCAAGAGGCCTTTCCGGAGCTTTATTGTCTTAGTAGGTCCAAGGACTCCTCAGTGGCTGAAGTTATGGGTTGGTCTGCTGTCAGGTTTCACTGGAATGTGCTATTTCGTCGTCCTCCACAAGATTGGAAAGAAGAAGCCTTTGATCGGTTTATGGGGCTACTCTACTCCTCGTCAGTGAGAGGGTTTGGACCagataaggtttgttggaagtCTGCAAGGAATACAGGATTTGAGGTTAGAGATTATTACAGTTCCTTTTATCCTCATAATCCTGTTTCTTTTCCATGaaaaatgatatggcaatcgaaggctcctccaagggtagccttcttttcttggtctgtttccttaggtaagatcttaacaacaGACAACTTTCGTAAAAGACGAGTGATTGTGCTTGACTGGTGCTTtatgtgtaagaggtgtggggagtcggtggatcatcttctacttcattgcaccatagcttgggagctgtggtctttggttttctgcttgtttggtattcagTGGGTTATGCCTCGTACTGTTCTTGAGGTGTTTGaggcttggcaaggaaagtttgcgAGACATCGTCACATTGATATTTGGAAGTTGGTACCTCACTGTttgatttggtgcatttggcgagagatgaatgctagaagttttgagggttgCGAACGCTCTTTGTTGgggattaagtcttttttcttacacactctcttcgaatggagtgtggttttttctcatttttcctgttcttccttttctatttttcttgactGTTGTTCTCGTTTCATGATTTCTGCATCCttagtacatccccaatgtactcggtttggcaattcctttattattattaataatactcttacgttatttataaaaaaaaagaatgattaaATCCATTTCTGAGGGTTTAGCAATTTCGTTGGATATTATGTTAATGAAAAATGAAGTTGTTTTCTGCTTTCATTGATAGACTCAAATTATTGCAGCTACCATTCATTTGAATAAAGTATAAAGTGAGATGCTGCCATCAGCACATTACTTGACTCTTATTAAAGGGACATTAGTAATCTGCATGTGATGATACCAAAGCAAGATGGTCAATTAACATGATGGCATAATGTTGAAAACATAGAGCAAAAAGGTTTAATGGTGAATGTATAAATTTAAGTGCATTAATCTTATGTGTGGTGCACTCGTATACTTGGCTGTGAAGGTCTGCTTAGGGCATGGTGCACTTGAACTTTTGGCTGGAAAGGTCAGTTTTCCAATTGACGCCTAAGCATTCCTAAACGTGCACTGACTCTTGGTCCACATGCCTAATGACTGCCCCTTATTCGGAGCTATGTATTTCTTTGAGTTTCATTGTTTGAATCTATGGCCCTGACACGTATAAGGTTGACACTTTTACAGAGCTCATGCAGGGATTGTAGATAGTCTTTTCATTTGTGGTTTTATAAGCTAACGCGATGTTCTGCATAAATTTCCATCATCATCTTATTTATATTGTCTTCATCGTGTAGGTTTTCCTGAAGCAGCATCTTACAAATGTTGTCTTTGACTCCAATTTTGCTGATGAAGGTTAGTTTTCTGTTTTTGTCTTGTCCGTTATGGACCAAGCCAATAGTATTGTTTCTAGTACTATGATTATTCTATTAGTGGCATGCTGTTACATTTTGTGTACAAGGAATGATTGTGGGGACTAGTACCAGTAATGTAGTCTAAGTTTGAAGCAATTTATTGCTCATATGATATGAGTGATAATTCTAACACTGGGCTGGAGCTAATGAGCTTTAGCTTAATGGGATGGTGGGTAAGGTAGTTCAAGACTCAAGAGATGTGTGTAGCGTACCAATGAGGAAAGGTCTTATCACTTTGCCCCCACGTGGGATGCCTCAAGCTAAGGGAGAGTGCCTGGATAACTGTAAACCCAGAAGTCTTTGATTTAACTCCTAGCTGAGGCATTTTGCGATTTACTTGATGCCTGC from Castanea sativa cultivar Marrone di Chiusa Pesio chromosome 11, ASM4071231v1 harbors:
- the LOC142615786 gene encoding ribosome biogenesis protein nsa1-like — its product is MPRTTTLECPGCPSLRALTFDALGLIKVIEAKGSQGGAPRVVERWGELDSSKCVLAASINDREDDPLLAVARKTGMIEVLSAINGDICFTVSNANEDGPRPEDDAVVGLHLFAGQKLGLTSRSCTLLTCTTKGNTSMRSIEVTDSPAGSASIGSSNTWSVCSSGNILCSKVDGSENYAIFGGKGVEMNMWDLDNCSKIWAAKSPPKNSLDIFTPTWFTSSTFLSKDDHRKVVAGTNSHQVRLYDISAQRRPVISFDFRETPIKSVTEDLDGYTVYVGNGSGDLASFDMRTGKLLGCFLGKCSGSIRSIARHPELPVIASCGLDSYLRFWDIKTRQLLSAVFLKQHLTNVVFDSNFADEEVKPSVAADLPLNAEQIANETEIGDEEETLPLKRKKASKEEERRKKKKATKENEGNKEASKENNGSKKKVSKENEGSKKLKSKKSKRSKCEIYDES